GGAACTCGTGGGCTCCGTGCATCAAGACACCTCGGATCGAATCGGGAACTGCGGCGGATGGAACACACGTCACGCCCGCCCCCCGGAACCGGGAGGTCGACTCGCCACGCGCGGGAACACTGGAAACGTCGGGCCCCACCGGACTCAAGGGCCCGGGCTGCCAGGAGAAAGGACCGGCTGGGAGAAAACCGCGCTCAGCGACCCGGAGGCGGGCCGCGCAGCGGACGGGTGACGATGGACGTCCGGTCCGCGATGTCGCCGCCGCCCGAGGGGGCCGCGGCGCAACGTCTCTCACGCAGGGTGGTGGTGGCGACGGCGTGCAGCCGGTCGCGACTCCAACGGTGGAGGGCCTGGAGGTCGGGCCCGAGGGCCTCGCGGCCACGGACCGCGGACGGCCCCGCAGCCCCCAGGACCTGGAGCCCGTTGTCCCAGCCGCCCAGGTCCGTGACGTGGAACAGCGCGCCGCCCTTCCCGGACGCCTTCTTGGAGGCCGTCTTCTTCCAGGCCGTGGCCGCCGCCTCGTCCGCGCGGACGTCCCGCGACACGGGAGCACGGGGAGCGGATTCGGCGTCACCGGCGTGCAGCGCCAGCGACAGCACCAGGATGGCCCCCAGGGCGAGCACCATCCCCCGGAGCAGGTCGCTCCCGGAGCCGGGCATTCGCGATGTCGAGCCGGGGGAGCGCATCAATCGTTCAGGTACTACGGCGGGCATGGGCACGTAAAGCGCGCCTTTTGTGGGAACCTGTCCCCCCACCTCGCCTGCCTGCAGGGGCCCAACGTCCACCACTGGACACCTGGGGCAGGCGACGGCGCGTCCCGGACCGGGGCCTGCCGGTTCGGGGGGCCGTCCCTAGGTTGTGAGGGTGCTTTCACGATTCTTGCTCTACGGCTGTACGGGGTGGGTGCTGGAGGTCCTCTTCACGGGCGCCAACGCGGCCCTGAGCCGGGACCGGAGCGCCACGGCGCGCACCTACCTGTGGATGCACCCCATCTATGGAGGCACGGCGCTGGCGCTGGAGGAGGTCTCCGCCCGGCTCAGGCCGCTGCCGCGGCCCGTCAGGGCCCTGGCCTACACGGGCCTCATCTTCGGGGCCGAGTACGTCACCGGCTGGCTCCTGCGAAAGCTGCTCGGGCGGTGCCCCTGGGACTACGCGCCGCACCGCTGGAGCGTGCACGGCCTCATCCGCCTGGACTACGCGCCCGCCTGGTACCTCACCGCGCTGCTGTTCGAGCCCGTCCGGGACGGGCTGCTCCACGTCACCAGCGAGGCGCTGCGTCACACGCCCGAATACCGCGAGGCCCAGGCCGCCGGGGCGGTGCCGGGGTGCCCGCCCGAGGGCGAGCCCGAGGAGGCGGGGGTGGTGGCCACCCGGTTCGAGCAGGCCCAGGCGGAGCAGGTCCACCCGAGCTGAGCGTATGAGGCGCCGGGGGTGGCCCGTCCGCTGGTCGACTGCCCTCCGGGCGGCTGTGACGTCACTTCCGGCTTTTCTTCCTCAGTGCCGCGTCGCGTAGTACCTTCGCCCCCGCATTCCGCAAGCGCCGCGGGAAATTCCGCCGACTCACCGAAAGTTTCCGCCCCCGTATGTTCGACTGGCTTCACACCCTCTTTTCGCGCGACCTCGCCATCGACCTCGGCACGGCGAACACGCTCATCTACATCCGCGGTCAGGGCATCGTGTCCAACGAGCCCTCGGTGGTGGCCGTCCAGCAGGACGCGCGCGGGGGCAAGAAGGTCCTCGCGGTGGGCAAGGAAGCCAAGGAGATGCTCGGGAGGACGCCGGGCAACATCGTCGCCATCCGGCCGATGAAGGACGGCGTCATCGCGGACTTCGAAATCACCGCGGCGATGCTGCGCTACTTCATCCAGAGCGCGCACAACCGCAAGACGCTGGTCAACCCGCGCATCATCATCGGCATCCCCTCCGGCATCACCGAGGTGGAGCGGCGCGCGGTGCGCGAGGCGGCGGCCAACGCGGGCGCTCGCGAGGTCTACCTCATCGAGCAGCCCATGGCGGCGGCCATCGGCGCGGGCCTCCCGGTGACGGAGCCCAGCGGCAACATGATTGTCGACATCGGCGGCGGCACGTCCGACGTCGCGGTCATCAGCCTCGCCGGCATCGTGTTCGCCAAGAGCGTGCGCATCGGCGGGGACAAGCTGGACGAGGCGATCATCCAGTACGTCAAGCGCAAGTACAACCTGCTCATCGGCGAGCGCACGGCGGAGCTCATCAAGATGGGCATCGGCACGGCGTACCCGACGGACGAGGTCATGACCATGGAGATCAAGGGTCGCGACCTGGTGGCCGGCGTGCCGCGCACGCTGACGGTGTCCAGCGACGAGGTGCGCGACGCGCTCGCCGAGCCCGTCAACGGCATCGTCGAGGCGGTGAAGCTGACGCTGGAGCGCACGCCGCCGGAGCTGGCCGGTGACATCGCCGACCGCGGCATCGTGCTCGCCGGTGGCGGCGCGCTGCTCAAGAACCTGGACACGCTCCTGCGCGAGGAGACGGGCCTGCCGGTGTTCCTCGCGGAGGATCCGCTGTCCGCGGTGGTGATTGGCGCGGGCAAGGCGCTGGAGTCGCTCGACATCCTCCGCCAGGTCTGCCAGCCGGGCTGACGGCCCTCACGACCTTCGACGCACGCCTCGGCGCCGCGCCTCCCACGAGGCCGGCGCCGTTCGCGTTTCCAGGGCTCCAGGGCGCGCGGTCCTTGCGCGGTCCGTGGCCCACGCGGCGCAAGCGCCTGGCGCCATCCCGTGGCGTCAGGCAGGCGACGCCCGCGCCTGTCGCCGCGGCGCACGGACGTGCTTGCGCGCCGGGAAAGGCTCCCGAGCTTCAACGGGAGGACCTCGAGCACACGTGACGAGGGGGGGACATGCGAGCAACCGTCTTTCGAGGCGTCGAGAAGTTCGGGTTGGAGGAGGTGGAGAAACCGCGGGCGCGCGAGGGGGAGGCCGTCGTCCGGATGACGCTGACGACCATCTGCGGCACCGACCTGCACATCGTCCGGGGCGAGTACCCCGTGAAGCCGGGCCTCACCATCGGCCACGAGTTCGTGGGCGTCATCGA
The genomic region above belongs to Myxococcus stipitatus and contains:
- a CDS encoding putative ABC transporter permease — translated: MLSRFLLYGCTGWVLEVLFTGANAALSRDRSATARTYLWMHPIYGGTALALEEVSARLRPLPRPVRALAYTGLIFGAEYVTGWLLRKLLGRCPWDYAPHRWSVHGLIRLDYAPAWYLTALLFEPVRDGLLHVTSEALRHTPEYREAQAAGAVPGCPPEGEPEEAGVVATRFEQAQAEQVHPS
- a CDS encoding rod shape-determining protein; its protein translation is MFDWLHTLFSRDLAIDLGTANTLIYIRGQGIVSNEPSVVAVQQDARGGKKVLAVGKEAKEMLGRTPGNIVAIRPMKDGVIADFEITAAMLRYFIQSAHNRKTLVNPRIIIGIPSGITEVERRAVREAAANAGAREVYLIEQPMAAAIGAGLPVTEPSGNMIVDIGGGTSDVAVISLAGIVFAKSVRIGGDKLDEAIIQYVKRKYNLLIGERTAELIKMGIGTAYPTDEVMTMEIKGRDLVAGVPRTLTVSSDEVRDALAEPVNGIVEAVKLTLERTPPELAGDIADRGIVLAGGGALLKNLDTLLREETGLPVFLAEDPLSAVVIGAGKALESLDILRQVCQPG